A region of the Epinephelus fuscoguttatus linkage group LG22, E.fuscoguttatus.final_Chr_v1 genome:
TCATAAGGAAGGAAATGCACTAAACAGGAGGATGGTGAGTCACGCTAAATATAAACACGACTTCTGTTTGCTCCAAAGAAAACACTGTGGGACATTTTAAAGCGTAAATGTCAACAGAAGTTTTGTTTGCTCACAAAACACGCTCTAATGGACATTTTTGAGCGTCCCAAGCTGGGTTCATAAGAacaggtttttacagggagcacTTGAACGCAGCAGTCGCGCCGTACAGTTGCAGGAGATGCTTGCAGCCGCAGCTCGCCTCACCGTGCGGCCGCAGCGGAACataacagaaaaacaatgtGTGGGAAGAGGGAAGCTGAATCTTCCCACACAAAGTGACTGATCATGGCCAGTCGGTGGCGGTACGGACCTGGCAGCCGGTCGGGAGACCCCGCCGGTGGGCTAAAAACGGCGCGAATGCCCCGCCAGCAAGAACCGTCCGGGGAGACAGAGGACGCGGCGGAGTCGCTGCGGGAGCTGCCGCGGTGGATGCGGCTGTACTTCTACGGGATGCACGGCGTGACTCTGGATGTCCTGCTCTCGTCGCTGCACGGTGTGTTGAATCATCGGGACCCTAAACTGGTGGGCTTCTCCTCACCGTATCTTTGCATCATGCATTCACTGACCCACTTTGCGCTGGAGAAGATCTACTCTCAGAAGAGGTGTTTCCGAGGTCGGCCTGTggtgtttcatcttgttttctACCCGTCGGTCTACATCGGGCTGCAGATCCTGATCGGGAACATTAACACTTTGACCGAGCAGGTGAGGGTGGTGTCTGGCACGCAGCTGGCGGTGCATTACATCCTGGCTCTCTATTTTGCCCAGGTGTTTCACAGAGGGCTGTCAAAGCTGCAGTATCACCCCTCCTGCCCCCCCGACCCCACCATCAGGGAGGACAGCGGTCATGCACGGGGGCCTCTTCACGGTCTCCCCGGCTTCGTGCGTTTCCTGTTCTTCGGGATGCACGGCTTCCTGGACGAGGTGCTCTTCACCTCTGTCTTCAACCTTGTGGAGAAGTCCGACCGGACCCTCAGTGGGCACACGTCCCTGTGGTCGTTCCTGATGTACGGGAGCTGCAGCTTCGTGGTGGAGAAGCTCTACCTGCACCTGCACTTCAGCAGAGGCTGGGGGACGTGGCGGAGGCTCCCCATCTACATCTGCTTCATCTACACATGGGAGTTCTCCTGGGGTCTGGTCCTGAGGCAGTTTGGCGCCTGCTCCTGGGACTACTCGCACTATCCTCACAACTTCATGGGACTCATCACCCTCCTGTACTTGCCAGGCTGGGTGTGCCTCAGTCTGTATCAGGACGTGCTGTCTAATGTCCTGCTGAGAATCAAGTGCACCAAAGATGTGAATGGTTTGAGTGGGGAGAATGGGGAGCTCAATGGAcagctggaggcaaagaaaaaatgattttaatagtCTGGCTCAAGTGAGAGCTATGAAGAAACAAGTAGGcattattttattctaattaataaattattacaTCAAACTGATTTGATGAGAAAAAGCATAAAAGCTGATATTTTAGAAAGAGCAAGAGATAAAATGGTATAATGTGGGACCATTTTGGCCTTAAAAGGTCTGGATTTCACATATCAAAGTATTTAAGATACTTCTActctttggactgttggtcagcaatatgttgccatgacaacagaTACTGAGATGTTGAATACAGGATTCAACATTTTGTGCAATTCATATTTTCAGTAATTCAAGAGTTACTCCAGGGTCCACACACTTGGTACCAATACGCAGATGAGACACTTTCCAGTCGCCAGCTCTGCAGCACCTGATGTTTCTGGGTCCAGTAATGCAGATAAAACACAACCGAGGACCCCGAATTGTTGACCTAGTCTGTTTAAATTCAGTTAACCTACTGCCATTTTTATCTCTCTGATGTAAAGTACAGTTGTAATAGTAATATTTTACAAGTCCTCATGGCTCTGGACGTGTGAACATCCTGTTTTTTTATGATTGCAGTGGCAGACCGACCATCGAATACATGACATGCATCGTGGCAGCTCTAGTTTGAGTTGGACTGCTTCATTTCCATATGCATTGCATGCTTTAACTATAGCTCATATCTGCATGCTAAGAAGTACAAAATTAAATAACATGCAGAAGGTTTGTAGATTAGATAATATGATATTCAGAAGTCTGTATTTTTAGGACTAAAAACACACGAACGTCCCATCTTTCATGCAAGCAGTCAGTCTCTAAatgttaatttctttttctgttcaATGCTAATTCACATTTAGAAACAAATCGTCTTGTTAATATGACCCCCGACTAATGCATGGCAACTATTAGAGCAGAGATAAACCCAGTCATATATGTAGCAAGGAAACCTGTAGCTGAATGGATATGAGGAGCTGAGTGAGATTTTACTGTGAATCTTTTATGAACCAAACGTTACTTTGCTGGAGTgccttcctgtgaaaacggtgTCAACCTGACTCAAACGAACACGGCTCAGCGTCCATGGGCTCCCGTTTTTATATTAGTAGCACCAAAATGATCGATATAACTACAGCTGATCAAATTTACAGATTTCTATGtccaacacaaaaaaaaacagaatagtACAGACTTATTGTAGATTCATAAGGAACCATTTTTAGTGAAATACTCCCTAGATAAACTCCAACATCGTGCACTGTGTAGAGCATATTCTGACACCCAAATTTGTTTTACAACGGTTTATGCCTTactaacaaaacaaaccaaTCTTAGTACCTTGCACTGTGACTAAATACATGGTGGTGAATCTTAGCAAACTTGTCTACTCTATGCGAGTCACTCTGTGAGGTAACTAACCATCTTTAGAAATTACGTGGCTGATAAACTGATGGGTTTGCCAGCAGTTTAGTTTTAGTAGAATTTAAACTTGGTGCTGGAATCATTCCTGACAGTCACGAAGAAACCCTTCATTTCTTTATGATTAGAAAATATTTTGTATCGATCACAACTATAGATTCTGATAATTTGCATTAACTTGTTGTAGGAATGAGTAGTGTTATCTGAATATCTAGATACGCCTGTGGTTTAATGGATGCAAAGCTtgaatgattttaaaaactgttgtttttttaaataatcatcagtaatatgGATATAATGAcaaagtgggtaaaggcaaataatagaacagctagaacaatctgataagttcagaaaattacatcactttactgtaacgTAGCCTTTAAAATCAAGTAAAAGACATCTTGATATAATAGCGATACATGCTCAGCCTTCTCTTATACACTGTGGGACTGACACTGAAACTGTTGTACATCATTAAATATATTAGAATCATTCACTTTAGATTCTTAAAATAAGAAACTAGATTTTCTTCCTGTGTGTGGATGAGTAGGTATGGGCATTTTAAGTAACTTCAGTTTTCAAGTACTCACCTTAAGTTATTATAGAGCACTCGAGTACTCgttcaaaaaataataatgcaaaaatagaaatgtaaaatgGCCAACAAAGGGAAACAAGAGCTATTTGCTATCATTTATTTGACTTCTATTAGCCTATCAAACCATAAATTCAAAGTTAACATAAGAAAAATCAGCAGACTTCCTGTCGAAAGGTTCTCTCCTCCCGCTCAGTTCAGCATCTGCCCGCTTAGCACGAGCTAATACTGTAGCAACGGCTAACATCTGACACCACGCCATTTAAAGGTCCCAATAAAATCATGCCAACTAAGAAGCGGTTCAACTGCGTCATTAATTAAACCCGCTAAAAAACGTTAGGTAtcattagccatgtgatgctaacagttagccctttcactgtgtgtgtagcccCTTTAACACTGCCTCTACAAAGCAGGAATTTCACATCATTATGCCGCCTTGCCGATCTGTGTAAAAGTTACAACCACAAAATGGGGAGAAGGGAGTTGTCCTATCTTTAAGCCAGCATCAGAGGTAATAACAGCACCAAAACGATTCTTTATAAATGGGACAGTGGCATGTGTGTGACGTTTTTGCAACCCACCATGGAGGATTAATAAAGTAGCTGGGAGCAATTAGCAACTAATtcaaaaaagaagaacagcagacAAACATGTCCGCTAATTTGGGAAAAAATGTGGttcgggagctccttaccctccaagcagagggtGAGATGAGCCACCATATAACtgagacagtaaatgattgttgttgccatgttatACCATTGCTTGAAGCTGTTGCGTAACATGTCACGCTTGTTACACCCCTATTTATTCCATAGTATGCTATCTAAAATCAGACACTGGAATGGCATGATGGCCCTGTTGTTCGGTACaaagtaaaaatgcaaaggtggcatgAAAAAGGGCCTTTCTGGCAGCCTTAAAGCGCAATCTTTGTGTCAGAGggtttgtgtgtgcaggtggactcTCACCAACTGCACCCTGttgcagagctcacactcctgcagcagtagtctcatgaTAAAGAGAGACTGACAGCAGGGCAAGGAGGTGCTGAGTGAACAAATAAAATGCATGCAGCTCTTAAAAAAAGTAAGATCTTACCCATTCAAAATAGTAACAGAAATATATAGAGGTCAAATTCACATGTGAGAGGGTCAACATTGCTTACTTTATACTGTAAACGAGTGCTGATGTCCAAGCTAGTACTTGAGTACTCATGCCCATTCCTAATATTTAGAAGGGTAACTGGCACAGGCATTATCATTTACTTTATCAACAAAAAGAGGCATCCAGCACAAAAGGTTTACAGTCAGCCCTACCTGTGGCTGGTgtgtttgggggtttttttggtccAACTTGGCAGCTATAGAGGTTCTTAACCATTTGCATTCACTGAACCACAGAGTGAATGACTTTGTACATCGTTAAGACTGTAGCTGTTTTACTCATTCTTTTCTTTGTGCTGTGTTACCTGTTTTGAAAAAGACCAAACTGCTTTTAGAAACTTGATTTGACTTGTAATGGCATGTACTGTACGACTTAACGACTTAATTAAATCTGAAATTTTCCTGTGACACAACTGGCATTCCTTCATTTCTTTACTTTATTATTGGACAGTACCATTTACATTATTCAGCAGAGCTCTGGGGATTAATGTTTCACAGTGTAACGCTGAACTGAAGAGAGATTGTGCAATAATGAGGAACAATTCAGTTTCTCTTTAATCGTAGTTGAtgccttgtttgttttatctctagttaaaacattcagtgtcataGGGGAGCAATAAAAAAGGTCTTCAACCTATTTTCAGACTGACTCATAACTGTCAACATATCTCATCTAAGGCATGAAACAAGTCTCGgcaaaaatccaaaacaaagtcAGAGGACATAAACAACATGACAGGTAACATTGGCTTTATGCCTGTAAATTACTTTGTATACTAGAACATGCACATCAGTTCCTGGTTCACACAAGGGCTTGCAGTCTTTCTCATTACTGCTTCCTTGTTGAGATATTGTCGTGATAAAATACACATGACACAATTTAGGAAGGAACCAAGTAAGTTCAACACAGATTCCACAGTTTAAACCTTTAACTGAGGTAACTATCTGTCCAGAACTTACAGGGACATTTTAGTTTTTCTGATGCTCTCTGTAGCATCACAAGTAGCTGTAAGTGGTTAAAACTGAGCTGCAAAGCTAACACTGTGTCAAATCATATtatctctctctttaaaccaccTTGGAGATCATTTTGACGCAAGCAAACATAGAAATCCAGACTCGCCTCACACGCTCACCACCCAGAGGACACCATTAATACACCAATGGCCTACAGTATCTGCTGACAACACCACTATGGGAATATTACACACTAACTCCTCCATAAAGACTCATTAGCACTCTCATTTACAACTATATGACTTCTgtgcacaaagtgaaaacacagtTTGATGGAgatgaaaacaggaagtgagatgcAACAGTTTGACTGCTAATTAGCATCACCATTAGCCACTATTAGCTATCTCTCCACTAGTACAACACCTGCAAATCTTATCTTAATGTAGGTTGACCAGTCCATTAAcctgtaaatattttttcacattaACACTGACTCAAATGCCAATATGTCTAAAGTGAAATAGGCCACCACTATTTGTGACACACAGAaacttagctaacattagctaacactCAACTCTTCAGCCCTGTACTTCTTTTTTAGCGTTTATAAACCCGCTTTAGGGGTTTTACTGCACATTTACTGCTTATTTATGTACCCCAGGTATCAGCAACCTTGTTTCCAGTGGCAAATGGCTTTAAAAAgccacaataaaaaacacaatacacCACCAACCTCGATACCAAAGAAAAACTAAAGTTAGCTATTAGCTGCTAAACAGTCtgacaagctaacaagctagtTTATTCTCCCAGAgattagagaccaaaacagagtgaAAGGAAGATTGAATATTAGTACTTACATTTGTCTTTGTGCCAGAAACATGTCCTCAAATGAATGGTAATGTCGCTCCATGTCTGCTGAATGTGTAAGTAGGTAACTGCTTGCTAACAATTTAGCTAGCAGCTGAAATAGCCTGACAAGGTGACAAAAGCTTAGCTAGCTGCCTGTGGAGTTCTTTTGTCCTCTAGTGGCCTAAAAATGAAttacacccacacaggtgtttccaCTTATCTGATTAGACCTCAGCACAGGTTGAAGGTGGGTATACAGTGTTGTAATTAGTAACTGTATCTATGCGTCTGTTATCATGACTGTGACTATGACAAAgtaaagagaataaaaaaaaggctTCCCAGTGTAGTCTGCACATGGTCACACAGTGCTGTGAGGTTCTAATCAGGCAATATAAGTGGAAACACCTGTGGGGTCAAGCGGCAACCTCAGGGGCCGAAAAATAAAGCCAGCACAGAAGTGCCACAAGCTGCatttcctcaaatggccactagaggctggctccaaaagtcaATCCCTATagaccccatgttaaaatgcccacctttacagcagaaatagacatggttacagcctggtacaaaaattgTTTTGCTGTCTATGGCTAATTTCCCCATCCATGACAGCAGTACAGGAGATGAATTTTTATCTAACTCACTTATTAAATTATGTTAAGGCTTATGGGGCTTAAACACACTGCTGCCCCCAGTCAGTTCAATGAGGTGAAAGTGGCAGAGAGGAAGCAGTTTCACACATGGCAATAGGAGTATGAAGCAGTTGCCTCCCACTTGTACTCGTATAGTTTTTGCTCTACCACAAAGAGTTCACCATGTTGAACTTCTTGCAGTTGCCACCTGGCTTTGGCCGATCAAATAGTAGCAATCAAGGAGGCAGAAAGaagacaagatggaggagctgataatGTTGGTGTTAAAGTGCCAGCAACTTATAACCCGTCATTGCAGCTGCAAAccatagcagcagcagcagcagcagccactttTAAAAATGCTTCGCTTTTTGAGGGAATGCTCAAGGGCGGTTACCATGTGATAGTGTGAAAGCAGctttaaagttatgcataattaaggggcGTGGCTGCTTAGAGTGACAGGGTGTTTGCAAATAATATCCCTGGGCTCTGAGTCTGATCCATCCGTTGCTCCTCCCcaactccaccctcttgtcaaaatatagtcacttctggcccccaaaaatccaaaatggcgaCCCCCAAAAGGCTTCAAAACTcgagtctacaaaccaatgggcGACGTCACgatggctacgtccattatttatacagtctatggtgggGGTGCACCAAGGAGTGGGCAACTTCATCATTTGTTTATGTGCTAACAAATGCACCTTTTACACCAGGATATGAATATAGTCCATAAACCCTACCCAAGCAAGTAAACAAAGCACATGTGAGCTAATTTGTTTAATCACCTTTTTTAGACTGGATTTTTAACAGAAGTCTTCATTCACACAGTCTTCGTCTGTTCTCTGTATTGTGAAAGGCAAGTTCAACATTGACATAACAACACTCTGGCCACCTGTGTCTCTTTTCAGGTATTTACATATACAGTCAAATCATATACAAATGCCCAATGGAAATAATATTGTCACAGCTGATAATGACTTGATATAGCAcggtgtgtgtgttcataagtTTGATTAGAGATTGGGCAAACGCCTGTTCTTTGGCAAGACTATGGAAGATGTTACCTTCAGTCAGTGGTCCTAGTGTGCACACATTATATAGATGAGGTGATGCTTCCTGGGTCGTTTTAAAGGTGTAGTAATATGTAGTTCTGGAGAACGATAGTTGTTTATTAAATGTCTTTCCGAGGTCGTCAAATACAAACGCTATGGGTTGGTTGTGTTGAACTACCAACCCAAGgtcgacctgggaatgagactcaacagCATACTGAACCTTTATTACTGCCAAAGAAGGACTGGATATTTCTCAGGTctgaatgtactgtatgtactggtTTAGGTGGtgtattcatgaaaaaaagatatTGAGAAAAGAACTCTTGAGCAAACATTTTAATTCCAAGCTAAACTTTCAAGCTGTTTTTAACATCGTCCTTAGTAATACTGGTTTGTAGTGTATCGTCCACCATGGCTTTATTCAGGGCGTTAAACTTTTGGGACAGTCCTTGCTTCACACTAAACATCAGGGCCTTGTCTAGCTCTTTGTCAGTCCTGGGAGAGCAGCTCAGTCCTTTGTAGCACTGACAGGTAAACCTCCTGCTCAAAGCCTTCAGGTCTGTGAGAGTGGGTCTCCCTAGGACAAGGTAGCGCTTCTGAACATGCAGGATCCTGAAATTCTCGGGGTTTAGGTGGAGGTAGTGATTGGAGTTGTAGTTCTTTCGGACGCAGCGACCATTCCCCCGACACAGGAAGTTGCTGCAGAGCTGGGCGGCTGTGGTGACATTGGTGATGTAAGGGTtgagggtggaggagaggtAGGATGACAGGGCTGCACAAGAAGTCTAGGGAGCAAAGGAAAGTGAGTGGAAAAAGGAACAAGAAGAGCAAGAAGGGAAAAGTTTTCAAAAGTAAATATATGCTCTGTAAATTTATATACTGTGTAAATACAACTATATGTCTGAAACAGAACATTACAGCAAGTCAACAGCCCTAAGATAGTGTGTGTTGATATAAGGTAGAGAAAAAGGATATACTTTTATTAGCTTGACAAGAATTAGATGAGAGGaccaataccactctcatagtTGTTAGTTCAACAAGAAACTGAACCCAAGAAACTGTTAGATGAGCTTAAAGACTGGAATCATGGGGAAATAGCTAGCTTGCCTCTGTCAAACATATTGTACCTCATTTCTTTATGCTGTGCACAAACttaagtgtaaaaacaacaggaTGGGTTAAGGAAATATTAATtcacaaaaaaattacaatatttcATCATAAAATAACCAAGCAGGAACCTCCgaggctaaaaaatgaagccaccaCAGAAgtcccaaaaactgcagttcctctaatgaccacttgaggctggctccaaaagttagtcaatcctcatagacccccCTGTGTTAAAGtggccaactttacagcagaaataaaaatgtgtacagcctggtacaaaacgGTTTTGTCCGctatagctaatttcagcattcatgacaactgtaccaGGGGTGAATATTTATATAATGCACccgtttatattttattaaggcataaagttatgcatatttaaggtaTTTGAGTTACAGGTTTGTGGGGCACTGCTACATTCTATGAGGCAGATCCACCCCTCAACCTCTAGTCCAAAAATAGCCTAGACATATCTGGCTCCAACACACCAAGATGGCAGGGAccgaaatgctgaactcaaggcttcaaaacagcaatGGGTAAAGTAGCTGCGTCCATTATTTTGTACAGTCTATGGGTGTAACCCtagattcacagagtataggcgcagctgtagctgttgctatttcagtgtgttttcagttcctgaaagttaattgtaacattttggttaaaaaaaagtcttgttcagagTTTGATTGTACTGTAAGTAGCAGAGACTTAGAATTCTCAGAGTCTAAGAAGTTGGATATTAAGTTTTTCTGGTAAGTacattgttttaatggttttaagcctgtttttagcattatcacagttacccataactgtaaatgcaccatgctaaccaagcttgCAGCTAGCGTTGGGGTTATCTCTACCCTcttatccaaatatggtcacttctggctccaaaaaaactaAGCTGCGACGGCCAagcttgaggcttcaaaaccagagtccacaaaccaaggGGTGATGTCACAATGGCtccatccattatttttatacagtctatgataaCATCATATGGACTGATTAATACTAACTTGAATTAACATGGCGAGGTCTCTTTCAGAAGACTTTAAACATCCAGTGAAAGTCACTATCAACAAGCTAGTCTTGGCTTCCCTGCCATGGATTAACTAATGTTGTTACAACCAACACAATCCATCAGTGCCTGTGCCGTTCAGGTATTGTTAGTGCGTCACAGAGACGAGCAGAGTCCTATATCATCTAATTGAACACATTGTCCCTGGTCTGACTACCTGCCACCagtacactgtcatgtctttcagCAGTCCAGTGGAGGTCAGGGGGTGATGTTACCTGGTTGTCATAGTCAGCGCTGGCCCCCCATACGACAGCGCCAGACCCTCCTAGTGCTGCACTCTCCCCGATGGTGTTCACCAAGTCTCCCTGGATACAAATGGTTAAATATGTTCAATATGTAGATAGACAGAGACTGccacacacattaacaaatgagacaataatgtATGCATGCACACTGTGCTTCTTATTTCCCCCAAATCTCACCGTACAAGGTGAGAAGAGAGGTAAGGATTATGTGCTCAGGCGAGGTGTAACAACATCTGAGCAGGGTGTTGTTACACCAAGAAACCAAACTCCTCTTAAAACTGGACCTCAGGCTGAAAACACCTCACTGCTGGGATGAAGAAGTAACCTAAGATGTATCTAATCTTGTCAAGTGTGTGGTCGCTCTGTAACGAGTCGTTAAGAAAATGTAATCTGTTTGAATGGTGGAtttaattattgatttatttttagtgAGTGGTTGTCATCAGTACGTCTCCCAGTGACACCCCATGCTCttagaaaatacaaataaatccACATTTGAATGACTCTCATTCACCTGGCTGAGAAAGCGTCTGTTATGATCAACAAAGACAGGTCGCATGTAAGCAAACACGGGCACAGTGACACTCCTTTTAGGCAGGGCAGATACTCTCAAAGCTTCCTGGATGCGGTTTCTCACCATCAGGGCAGCTTTGGGATTGTCTGCCAGACTGACCTGGAACAGTGCAAGGACATTAATATTAGAGGTCACCTATCCATAACAAGTAAAACTTGCCTTACAGTCTAACCAACCTGCAGGTAGATGGAGGGGTAGAGGGCAGTGCTGGACTCCCACAGCCAGAGCAGCTCATCATTCTGCCTCCTCACCTCCTTGGAGCAGCGCCCTGTGTAGCTTGGCCTCTCCCAGCCGTAATTGTAGCAGTTAGGAAACAGGTAGAAGCCCCAGAGATAGTTGGGTCTCATAGCTCTGCCAATTTCCAACTTCCCTGACATGAAACTCTTTGCTGCCACCTGAaatggaaggaaagaaggaagaatAGAAGAGTCAATATTTAATTACTGTTAAGAACTGTATAATTTGTTTGGTTAATCTTTAGGTAGTTCTGACCTGGAACTGGTGTTTGGCTTTCTCTGTGGCCTGCTGCAATGTGAGGGAGCGGTTTGTCTGCATAAGGTGGGCCACAGATAAAGTCTGGTAGATTCTTTTTGTGCCCCAGTTTCTGTCCCATAGGGGGCGCCATTCCTCCCAGTCTATCACAGCCAAGCCTCGGCTTGTCCTAGAGGGAGGACAGGAGGGTGAAGAAGCGAGTTAAAGATCAGCCTCAAGTGTGCCAAGTGATGAAAGACATACATATAAGGTATATTCTCACTTGGATGGGATGTAGAAGTTAACATCTGCTCTGGCCTTGTTCATACTGGCTCTCAGGTTACCTCTCTGAGGGATGCCACCATTCAACTGTTTCTTTCTCATGAGGTCTACATGTGGGTAAAGACCCAGTCGGTCTGTGtagaacagagacagaaactgtCCTGGGACCTGCAGCAGAAACATGACAGAGTGAATGAACCTGTGAATTTCCCTTAAATAATCAGTCAGTCAAACTTAATTTTTTGAACACCTTTCAAACAAATCTGCGCaattaacaaaagaaaacttGCTAAAATTTTaataaaggaaaagaaaagaaatcacaGTAATTAACAGTAAAACTttgatataaaaacaaaaagagaaaaaatgaataataataataataataataataataatggtaataaaataaacagaataaaaccaTAAAATTTAAAGCTAGATGAAAGAGATGAGTTTTTTgtctacattttaaaaaatatatattttcagcTCTTCTCAAAtcaccaaatgtttttgttctgctttATGGAACAGCTAAAAGAAAAGaacccaactggtgggtcgcggtccaaaagtgggtcttgagtccattctgaatggaccacaagtgactcacaaacgtgtcaggtttgtaaaaagcacactttattttcaagtacagtaaatttccggcacagtgcttttattttgaagtgccatttcctactgtagagtgagtgactaactgaTAGTTATGTAACAGAGTCAGCAAACTAGTTCGGTGAAATGCatgtatgatgctgaatatattaaactgtgtggaccttgaattaatgactaaggagagatctggaccctgtgggaaccactggtctggTGCATGGCCATGTACATGTAGTGCCTTATCAACTCGTAgaagaattttaaaatcaatatgaaaacaaacagtgtaaagacttttaaaatagGCATATGTATTTCTCGGTAGACAGACAGGAGAGTGTTACAGTGGTGTAGCCTGCTATTTATAAAAGTGTGCTCTgggttgtttttgtctgtctaACTTGTGCTTCCCTGTCATTCACCTTCTGCCATCATGAAGGATCCTCCACTTACTTTCATGCACcttgaggagacaaggagagaggtGGCTTCTGGAGGAGCCACTTTGTAATTTTTCATAGGGGTGATCAGATAGGGCCACTGATAATCTTGGAGTTTCTCACTCCAATAGAATTTCAGGAATTTGCTTATGCTGTTAAAGTACACAGTGTGGGCCAGTTAaggaatcacatactgatatacccttgttttcttattttacagttaatattgGTTATTATCTGATCTGATAACTGATTATCTTTAATTTGAAATAGTACACAGATTATAAGGAACATTTGCGAGGAACAAGCGTTCTTTAGTTTAGGGGAGAGTCGTGGGTACCCatggaacccattttcatttagatatcttgaggtgagagttcaaaggACCTCTCTGAAAATGACCTTGGGAGTtgttcccttgccaaaatttagcaTATTTTTGGAACATTATTTAGGTCCCTTCCTGACAAGGTTTGacaacatggttggtaccagttgatgccttaggttgtcttGTACTACATTCGCACtcctttaaaaaatgaaagacaGTAATATCGACCTCCAATTACTTTTTCGAATTTTTTGTTAGAGGTGGCCGAAAGCGGGCTTATTCTCACTGCACTTACACTGTACTGCTGTATATAGGAAAC
Encoded here:
- the LOC125882804 gene encoding hyaluronidase PH-20-like encodes the protein MVSVTQKSRSCVLLLLSLTTSVFPPLPISVLPALTLSVWPVLSLPALPTSRAVLAPVGDTNVSAISSATPATLKPSTSAVRPASSSQASVTTPSKSMSAISVVSLFNLTSPRDLPISSPLAATKTVSCQFAKKASQSTDPVCHPVSHLPLKPLKLFPTNIPKLLPHSCKHLTSPLKTLKLLLHKKRIRLYPPSPEKCPLHTAKLFPPSLPKSLPSPPLPQTTSPKLLSPVSTSPLSRVFSPPLPKTLPSPPEAAASRQPGLLPPPPLPDTTGPLFEHQPFIVSWNIPDMVCKRYNVSLDTSPFKGVATPAKVPGQFLSLFYTDRLGLYPHVDLMRKKQLNGGIPQRGNLRASMNKARADVNFYIPSKTSRGLAVIDWEEWRPLWDRNWGTKRIYQTLSVAHLMQTNRSLTLQQATEKAKHQFQVAAKSFMSGKLEIGRAMRPNYLWGFYLFPNCYNYGWERPSYTGRCSKEVRRQNDELLWLWESSTALYPSIYLQVSLADNPKAALMVRNRIQEALRVSALPKRSVTVPVFAYMRPVFVDHNRRFLSQGDLVNTIGESAALGGSGAVVWGASADYDNQTSCAALSSYLSSTLNPYITNVTTAAQLCSNFLCRGNGRCVRKNYNSNHYLHLNPENFRILHVQKRYLVLGRPTLTDLKALSRRFTCQCYKGLSCSPRTDKELDKALMFSVKQGLSQKFNALNKAMVDDTLQTSITKDDVKNSLKV
- the tmem229a gene encoding transmembrane protein 229A, producing the protein MASRWRYGPGSRSGDPAGGLKTARMPRQQEPSGETEDAAESLRELPRWMRLYFYGMHGVTLDVLLSSLHGVLNHRDPKLVGFSSPYLCIMHSLTHFALEKIYSQKRCFRGRPVVFHLVFYPSVYIGLQILIGNINTLTEQVRVVSGTQLAVHYILALYFAQVFHRGLSKLQYHPSCPPDPTIREDSGHARGPLHGLPGFVRFLFFGMHGFLDEVLFTSVFNLVEKSDRTLSGHTSLWSFLMYGSCSFVVEKLYLHLHFSRGWGTWRRLPIYICFIYTWEFSWGLVLRQFGACSWDYSHYPHNFMGLITLLYLPGWVCLSLYQDVLSNVLLRIKCTKDVNGLSGENGELNGQLEAKKK